A single Ziziphus jujuba cultivar Dongzao chromosome 11, ASM3175591v1 DNA region contains:
- the LOC107434946 gene encoding ethylene-responsive transcription factor ERF024, producing the protein MHYSTPNTTSNSTGSTITTSSSSTSRNNASPPPFSTSAGRNNRTYRGVRRRSSGKWVSEIREPRKPNRIWLGTFSTPEMAAVAYDVAALALKGKDAELNFPDSASSLPVPASTSPRDIQAAAGSAAAAIGAAAAAMGEAKKDIVGSSANWGNQAEEDTGEAVGRPDFLDEDLIFDMPNVLVNMAEGMLLSPPRLDLSGDYTHDYESTGDQNLWKFP; encoded by the coding sequence ATGCATTACTCAACCCCTAATACTACCTCCAACTCCACTGGCAGTACTATTACCACTAGTAGCAGCAGCACCAGTAGAAACAATGCCTCTCCGCCTCCCTTTTCCACTTCTGCTGGGCGTAACAATCGAACCTATCGCGGTGTTAGGCGCCGAAGTAGTGGGAAATGGGTGTCCGAAATTAGGGAGCCTCGGAAGCCTAATAGAATTTGGTTAGGCACATTCTCTACTCCTGAAATGGCTGCTGTTGCTTATGATGTTGCAGCTCTTGCTCTCAAGGGTAAAGACGCTGAGCTCAACTTCCCTGACTCGGCTTCTTCTTTGCCCGTTCCTGCTTCTACTTCTCCGCGTGATATCCAGGCCGCTGCTGGCTCTGCTGCTGCAGCCATTGGGGCCGCTGCGGCCGCCATGGGAGAAgcaaaaaaggatattgttggTTCTTCTGCGAATTGGGGTAATCAAGCTGAGGAAGACACAGGAGAGGCTGTAGGGCGTCCTGATTTTCTGGATGAGGATCTGATCTTTGATATGCCAAATGTTCTAGTCAATATGGCTGAAGGAATGCTTCTTAGCCCTCCTCGTTTGGACTTATCCGGTGACTATACTCATGACTACGAAAGTACTGGGGATCAAAACCTTTGGAAATTTCCCTAA